Proteins co-encoded in one Oreochromis aureus strain Israel breed Guangdong linkage group 3, ZZ_aureus, whole genome shotgun sequence genomic window:
- the LOC116311739 gene encoding heat shock 70 kDa protein 12A-like isoform X2: MKALKVFTEALRYLKEDALKFISENAGGKQFIASDFTWVVTVPAIWDPSAKQFMREAATQAGIITTGKENKLVIALEPEAASVWCKKLPADGFKTENNSEVTFEQASGTQYIVVDCGGGTIDITVHEVLEGGALKELHKASGNDFGGQTVDKKFKEFLREIFSDSLWDAYEKEHPGELQKMMYDISVLKENDDDVEISCPYNLGEMAKEKQKMEKFFESVRGVSWNQGAIRISKEKVRSFFADSLNGITKSLREILKKGFTIKYILLLGGYAQSLILRQHITNQFGDQCKVLCPSHPQEAIMKGAVMFGRNPALVASRISAFTYGVSLSDRFDESKHRADKRYTNKEGEWCDGIFCVLVKENEEVGWDKTSEHSFTPVERDQTAVIFAFYRTERKIQGLMYVDEWGVEKIGSIILESPDTARGMNREIKLQIKFGATEMTATAIDVDSGSTVNTELDFMAKSMRSIRNNVWQK; the protein is encoded by the exons ATGAAGGCACTGAAGGTGTTCACAGAAGCTCTGAGATATCTGAAGGAGGACGCTCTGAAATTCATCTCAGAAAATGCTGGTGGGAAGCAGTTCATAGCCTCTGACTTCACCTGGGTGGTGACTGTACCTGCCATCTGGGATCCTTCAGCAAAACAGTTCATGAGAGAAGCTGCGACACAG GCAGGAATTATTACCACAGGGAAGGAAAACAAACTGGTCATTGCACTGGAACCAGAAGCAGCCTCAGTCTGGTGTAAGAAGCTGCCAGCTGATggttttaaaacagaaaataacagtGAGGTCACATTCGAACAGGCTTCAGGAACACAATACATTGTGGTGGACTGTGGAG GTGGAACCATTGACATCACTGTTCATGAAGTCCTGGAGGGAGGAGCCCTGAAGGAGCTGCACAAGGCCTCAGGAAATGATTTTGGGGGACAAACTGTGGATAAAAAATTCAAAGAGTTCCTCAGAGAAATCTTCAGTGATAGTTTGTGGGATGCATATGAAAAAGAGCATCCAGGAGAGCTGCAGAAGATGATGTATGATATCTCAGTTTTAAAAGAGAATGATGACGATGTGGAGATCAGCTGCCCATATAACCTGGGTGAAATggcaaaagaaaagcagaaaatggaaAAGTTTTTTGAATCAGTGAGAGGTGTTTCCTGGAATCAAGGAGCCATCAGAATCTCAAAAGAGAAAGTACGatctttctttgctgacagtcTGAATGGCATCACCAAGAGTCTCAGAGAAATCCTGAAGAAAGGTTTCACCATTAAGTACATTCTGTTATTGGGGGGCTACGCTCAAAGCCTGATTCTGCGTCAGCATATTACCAATCAGTTTGGTGATCAGTGTAAAGTTCTGTGTCCTTCTCATCCTCAAGAAGCAATCATGAAGGGAGCTGTGATGTTTGGAAGAAACCCAGCATTGGTGGCATCTCGAATAAGTGCCTTTACTTACGGGGTTTCTTTGTCTGATAGGTTTGATGAGTCCAAGCATAGAGCAGACAAGAGATACACAAACAAAGAGGGCGAGTGGTGTGATGGTATTTTCTGTGTACTGGTGAAGGAAAATGAGGAAGTGGGCTGGGATAAAACCAGTGAGCACAGCTTCACTCCAGTAGAAAGAGATCAGACAGCAGTTATCTTTGCATTTTATCGCACAGAGAGAAAAATCCAAGGTCTAATGTATGTGGATGAGTGGGGAGTAGAGAAAATTGGTTCAATTATTCTTGAGTCACCTGACACAGCACGTGGCATGAATCGTGAAATCAAACTACAAATCAAGTTTGGTGCCACAGAAATGACGGCCACAGCCATAGACGTAGATTCAGGTTCCACAGTTAACACTGAGCTCGACTTCATGGCTAAATCAATGAGATCTATCAGAAACAACGTGTGGCAGAAGTGA
- the LOC116311739 gene encoding heat shock 70 kDa protein 12A-like isoform X1: MDNSYIIAIDFGTAYSGYAFSLTKREAETEPRLKYWGQQVSLRTPKTPTCILFDEHEAFLNFGYEAQSVYFRTRGDEAREKFFFECFKMSLYGKKLNSDVTIEAANGRSMKALKVFTEALRYLKEDALKFISENAGGKQFIASDFTWVVTVPAIWDPSAKQFMREAATQAGIITTGKENKLVIALEPEAASVWCKKLPADGFKTENNSEVTFEQASGTQYIVVDCGGGTIDITVHEVLEGGALKELHKASGNDFGGQTVDKKFKEFLREIFSDSLWDAYEKEHPGELQKMMYDISVLKENDDDVEISCPYNLGEMAKEKQKMEKFFESVRGVSWNQGAIRISKEKVRSFFADSLNGITKSLREILKKGFTIKYILLLGGYAQSLILRQHITNQFGDQCKVLCPSHPQEAIMKGAVMFGRNPALVASRISAFTYGVSLSDRFDESKHRADKRYTNKEGEWCDGIFCVLVKENEEVGWDKTSEHSFTPVERDQTAVIFAFYRTERKIQGLMYVDEWGVEKIGSIILESPDTARGMNREIKLQIKFGATEMTATAIDVDSGSTVNTELDFMAKSMRSIRNNVWQK, translated from the exons ATGGATAACTCATACATCATAGCGATAGACTTTGGCACTGCGTACAGTGGATATGCTTTCAGTCTGACAAAAAGAGAAGCAGAAACTGAACCTCGTTTAAAATATTGGGGTCAACAGGTTTCACTGAGGACCCCAAAGACTCCGACCTGCATCCTTTTTGATGAGCATGAAGCATTTCTCAACTTTGGTTATGAAGCCCAGTCAGTTTATTTTAGAACACGCGGTGATGAAGCCAGAGAGAAATTCTTCTTTGAATGCTTCAAGATGTCCCTCTATGGCAAA AAGCTTAATAGTGATGTGACAATTGAAGCTGCAAATGGAAGGTCAATGAAGGCACTGAAGGTGTTCACAGAAGCTCTGAGATATCTGAAGGAGGACGCTCTGAAATTCATCTCAGAAAATGCTGGTGGGAAGCAGTTCATAGCCTCTGACTTCACCTGGGTGGTGACTGTACCTGCCATCTGGGATCCTTCAGCAAAACAGTTCATGAGAGAAGCTGCGACACAG GCAGGAATTATTACCACAGGGAAGGAAAACAAACTGGTCATTGCACTGGAACCAGAAGCAGCCTCAGTCTGGTGTAAGAAGCTGCCAGCTGATggttttaaaacagaaaataacagtGAGGTCACATTCGAACAGGCTTCAGGAACACAATACATTGTGGTGGACTGTGGAG GTGGAACCATTGACATCACTGTTCATGAAGTCCTGGAGGGAGGAGCCCTGAAGGAGCTGCACAAGGCCTCAGGAAATGATTTTGGGGGACAAACTGTGGATAAAAAATTCAAAGAGTTCCTCAGAGAAATCTTCAGTGATAGTTTGTGGGATGCATATGAAAAAGAGCATCCAGGAGAGCTGCAGAAGATGATGTATGATATCTCAGTTTTAAAAGAGAATGATGACGATGTGGAGATCAGCTGCCCATATAACCTGGGTGAAATggcaaaagaaaagcagaaaatggaaAAGTTTTTTGAATCAGTGAGAGGTGTTTCCTGGAATCAAGGAGCCATCAGAATCTCAAAAGAGAAAGTACGatctttctttgctgacagtcTGAATGGCATCACCAAGAGTCTCAGAGAAATCCTGAAGAAAGGTTTCACCATTAAGTACATTCTGTTATTGGGGGGCTACGCTCAAAGCCTGATTCTGCGTCAGCATATTACCAATCAGTTTGGTGATCAGTGTAAAGTTCTGTGTCCTTCTCATCCTCAAGAAGCAATCATGAAGGGAGCTGTGATGTTTGGAAGAAACCCAGCATTGGTGGCATCTCGAATAAGTGCCTTTACTTACGGGGTTTCTTTGTCTGATAGGTTTGATGAGTCCAAGCATAGAGCAGACAAGAGATACACAAACAAAGAGGGCGAGTGGTGTGATGGTATTTTCTGTGTACTGGTGAAGGAAAATGAGGAAGTGGGCTGGGATAAAACCAGTGAGCACAGCTTCACTCCAGTAGAAAGAGATCAGACAGCAGTTATCTTTGCATTTTATCGCACAGAGAGAAAAATCCAAGGTCTAATGTATGTGGATGAGTGGGGAGTAGAGAAAATTGGTTCAATTATTCTTGAGTCACCTGACACAGCACGTGGCATGAATCGTGAAATCAAACTACAAATCAAGTTTGGTGCCACAGAAATGACGGCCACAGCCATAGACGTAGATTCAGGTTCCACAGTTAACACTGAGCTCGACTTCATGGCTAAATCAATGAGATCTATCAGAAACAACGTGTGGCAGAAGTGA